One genomic region from Pseudomonas sp. R5-89-07 encodes:
- a CDS encoding FKBP-type peptidyl-prolyl cis-trans isomerase, which produces MSNDELQVTDIRLGDGKAVVKGALITTQYTGTLEDGTVFDSSWERGKPFQCVIGTGRVIKGWDQGLMGMQVGGVRTLFVPAQLAYGERSMGAHIKPNSNLRFEIELLEVLTRDD; this is translated from the coding sequence ATGAGCAACGACGAACTGCAGGTCACCGACATCCGCCTGGGCGACGGCAAAGCCGTGGTCAAGGGCGCGCTGATCACCACTCAATACACCGGCACCCTGGAAGATGGCACGGTGTTCGATTCGTCCTGGGAGCGGGGCAAGCCGTTTCAGTGCGTGATCGGCACTGGCCGCGTGATCAAAGGCTGGGACCAGGGCTTGATGGGCATGCAGGTCGGCGGCGTGCGCACCTTGTTCGTGCCGGCGCAGCTGGCCTATGGCGAGCGCTCGATGGGCGCGCATATCAAGCCCAACAGCAATCTGCGCTTCGAGATTGAATTGCTGGAAGTGCTGACGCGGGATGATTGA
- the mgtA gene encoding magnesium-translocating P-type ATPase, whose translation MNLTLLKEFFAGFLRTRHIARHFRRLAMLETVTDASVSREVPPSLAQTLVAAANGSAVQLLGMLGSHAEGLNAQEADALRGQYGLNEVEHEQPLPWWVHLWHCYKNPFNLLLTLLAVISWLTEDMKAATVIFSMVMLSTLLRFWQEAKSNKAADALKAMVSNTATVLRRDAAKRLELPIKQLVPGDLIVLSAGDMIPADCRVLSAKDLFVSQAAMTGESMPVEKFVQQQDADARNPLDLENILFMGTNVVSGAATAVILATGNSTYFGALAQRVTATDRATTSFQHGVNKVSWLLIRFMFVMAPLVLFINGFTKGDWTEALLFALSIAVGLTPEMLPMIVTSTLAKGAVFLSRKKVIVKRLDAIQNFGAMDVLCTDKTGTLTQDRIFLARHVDVWGQESEDVLEMAYLNSYYQTGLKNLLDVAVLEHVEIHRELKVGTAFQKIDEIPFDFNRRRMSVVVAEQNQPHLLICKGAVEEILSVCSTVRHGEVNEALTDDLLARIRQVTAAFNEEGLRVVAVAAQPMASGRDTYSLADENDLTLIGYVAFLDPPKESTAPALKALKAHGVAVKVLTGDNELVTAKICREVGLEQQGLLMGNAIEGMTDAELALAVETTNVFAKLTPSHKERIVRLLKANGHVVGFMGDGINDAPALRTADIGISVDSAVDIAKEAADIILLEKSLMILEEGVLEGRRTFANMLKYIKMTASSNFGNVFSVLVASAFIPFLPMLPMHLLVQNLLYDISQIAIPFDNVDEEMLAKPQRWQPGDVGRFMLFFGPISSIFDITTFALMWYVFDANTPDHQTLFQSGWFVVGLLTQTLIVHMIRTPKIPFLQSRAALPLMVMTGVIMAVGIFLPMGPLAHYFKLQALPSLYFVFLPVILLAYMALTQAVKGYYIRKFGWQ comes from the coding sequence ATGAACCTCACGCTGCTCAAAGAGTTCTTCGCCGGCTTCCTGCGGACCCGGCATATCGCCCGGCATTTTCGGCGCCTGGCGATGCTTGAGACGGTGACCGACGCCAGTGTCAGCCGCGAAGTACCGCCCAGCCTGGCGCAAACCCTGGTGGCGGCGGCCAATGGCAGCGCCGTGCAACTGCTGGGCATGCTGGGCAGCCACGCCGAGGGCCTGAACGCCCAGGAGGCCGACGCGTTGCGTGGGCAGTACGGGCTCAATGAGGTCGAGCATGAGCAACCGCTGCCGTGGTGGGTGCACCTGTGGCACTGCTATAAAAACCCGTTCAATCTGCTGCTGACCCTGCTGGCGGTGATCTCCTGGCTGACCGAGGACATGAAGGCCGCCACGGTGATTTTTTCCATGGTGATGCTGTCGACCTTGCTGCGCTTCTGGCAGGAGGCCAAATCGAACAAGGCCGCTGACGCCTTGAAAGCCATGGTCAGCAACACGGCCACGGTGTTGCGCCGGGACGCGGCCAAGCGCCTTGAACTGCCGATCAAGCAACTGGTGCCAGGCGATCTGATCGTACTGTCGGCCGGTGACATGATTCCCGCCGATTGCCGCGTACTCAGTGCCAAGGACCTGTTCGTCAGCCAGGCGGCAATGACTGGCGAATCAATGCCGGTGGAGAAGTTCGTGCAGCAGCAGGATGCCGATGCGCGCAACCCACTGGACCTGGAAAATATCCTGTTCATGGGCACCAATGTGGTGTCCGGCGCCGCCACTGCGGTGATTCTGGCCACTGGCAACAGCACCTATTTCGGTGCGTTGGCGCAACGCGTCACGGCGACCGACCGTGCCACCACCTCGTTCCAGCATGGGGTCAACAAGGTCAGCTGGCTGCTGATCCGCTTCATGTTCGTGATGGCGCCGCTGGTATTGTTCATCAACGGGTTCACCAAGGGCGACTGGACCGAAGCCTTGCTGTTCGCGCTGTCGATCGCCGTGGGCCTTACCCCCGAAATGCTGCCGATGATCGTCACCTCGACGCTGGCCAAGGGCGCGGTGTTCCTGTCGCGCAAGAAGGTCATCGTCAAGCGCCTGGACGCGATCCAGAACTTCGGCGCCATGGATGTGTTGTGCACGGACAAGACCGGCACGCTGACGCAGGATCGGATTTTCCTGGCGCGCCATGTGGATGTGTGGGGGCAGGAATCCGAGGATGTGCTGGAAATGGCCTATCTCAACAGCTACTACCAGACCGGTTTGAAAAACCTGCTGGACGTGGCGGTGCTCGAGCACGTCGAAATCCATCGTGAATTGAAAGTGGGTACCGCGTTTCAGAAGATCGATGAGATTCCCTTCGACTTCAATCGCCGCCGCATGTCGGTCGTGGTTGCCGAGCAGAACCAGCCGCACTTGTTGATCTGCAAGGGTGCGGTTGAGGAGATTCTGTCGGTGTGCAGCACCGTGCGTCACGGCGAGGTCAACGAGGCGTTGACGGACGATCTGCTGGCGCGCATTCGCCAGGTCACCGCAGCGTTCAACGAAGAAGGCCTGCGCGTAGTAGCCGTGGCCGCGCAACCGATGGCGTCGGGTCGCGACACCTACAGCCTGGCGGACGAAAACGACCTGACCCTGATCGGTTATGTGGCCTTCCTTGACCCACCCAAGGAAAGCACCGCGCCGGCGCTCAAGGCGCTGAAGGCCCATGGCGTCGCGGTCAAAGTGCTGACGGGCGACAACGAGCTGGTTACCGCGAAAATCTGCCGTGAAGTGGGCCTGGAGCAACAAGGGCTGCTGATGGGCAACGCCATCGAAGGCATGACCGACGCCGAGCTGGCCCTGGCCGTGGAAACCACCAACGTGTTTGCCAAGCTCACGCCCAGCCACAAGGAGCGCATCGTGCGCCTGCTCAAGGCCAACGGGCATGTGGTCGGGTTCATGGGCGACGGCATTAACGATGCGCCGGCACTGCGTACGGCCGATATCGGTATCTCGGTGGACAGCGCGGTGGACATCGCCAAGGAAGCGGCTGACATCATCCTGCTGGAAAAAAGCCTGATGATCCTGGAGGAGGGCGTGCTGGAAGGCCGACGCACCTTCGCCAACATGCTCAAGTACATCAAGATGACCGCCAGTTCCAACTTCGGCAACGTGTTCTCAGTGCTGGTGGCGAGTGCGTTTATCCCGTTTTTGCCGATGCTGCCGATGCACCTGCTGGTGCAGAACCTGCTGTATGACATCTCGCAGATCGCGATTCCGTTCGACAACGTCGACGAGGAGATGCTTGCCAAGCCGCAACGCTGGCAGCCGGGTGATGTGGGGCGGTTCATGTTGTTCTTCGGGCCGATCAGCTCGATCTTCGACATCACCACGTTCGCACTCATGTGGTATGTGTTCGATGCCAACACCCCGGACCACCAGACCCTGTTCCAGTCGGGCTGGTTCGTGGTGGGGTTGCTCACCCAGACCTTGATCGTACACATGATCCGCACCCCGAAAATCCCGTTCCTGCAAAGCCGTGCGGCGCTGCCATTGATGGTGATGACGGGGGTGATCATGGCCGTCGGCATCTTCCTGCCGATGGGGCCATTGGCGCATTACTTCAAATTGCAGGCACTGCCGTCGCTGTACTTCGTGTTCCTGCCAGTGATTCTGCTGGCTTACATGGCACTTACCCAGGCGGTGAAGGGCTATTACATCCGTAAGTTTGGCTGGCAGTAA
- a CDS encoding MgtC/SapB family protein translates to MQAINNINLDSLVDTVVSLTAAFILGGLIGFERQYRQRTAGLRTNVLVAVGAAIFVDMANRLGGAEGAVRVVAYVVSGIGFLGAGVIMREEGNVRGLNTAATLWASAAVGACAGADLILEALLGTLFVLAANTLLRPIVNNINRQPLDVVSAEVTNILYVIARRSQQQAVMVLLEAELARCNYPASDVDVRPFGSEEVEIEATLAATSVDGDELDALVARISTSSLVVQAFWSPSTTD, encoded by the coding sequence ATGCAGGCAATCAACAACATCAACCTCGACTCGCTGGTCGATACCGTCGTCAGTCTCACCGCGGCTTTTATTCTCGGCGGTTTGATCGGCTTCGAGCGCCAGTACCGCCAACGCACCGCAGGCTTGCGCACGAATGTGCTGGTGGCGGTCGGCGCGGCGATTTTTGTCGACATGGCCAATCGCCTGGGCGGTGCGGAAGGCGCGGTGCGCGTGGTCGCGTATGTGGTGTCGGGCATCGGGTTTCTGGGGGCCGGGGTGATCATGCGCGAAGAAGGCAATGTGCGCGGGCTCAACACGGCCGCCACCCTCTGGGCATCGGCCGCAGTGGGAGCCTGTGCGGGGGCCGACCTGATCCTTGAGGCGCTGCTGGGGACGCTGTTCGTACTGGCGGCCAATACCTTGTTGCGTCCGATCGTCAACAACATCAACCGCCAGCCTTTGGACGTGGTATCGGCCGAGGTCACCAACATCCTCTATGTCATCGCGCGGCGTAGCCAGCAACAGGCGGTCATGGTGCTGCTGGAAGCCGAGCTGGCGCGATGCAACTACCCGGCCAGCGATGTCGATGTAAGGCCGTTCGGCAGCGAAGAAGTCGAAATCGAGGCCACCCTGGCTGCGACGTCGGTTGACGGTGATGAGCTGGATGCGTTGGTGGCGCGTATCTCCACCTCCAGCCTGGTAGTGCAGGCGTTCTGGAGCCCAAGTACTACCGATTGA
- a CDS encoding response regulator transcription factor, giving the protein MSKALIVDDHPFIRATVKHLLKLEGFDEIYQAGDGADAMQLAREQRPELIILDLAMPKLGGLEVISRIKTLGLPCRILVLTSYLAVFFSTRCMRAGAMGFVAKTGELDELQKAIRAIQSGYSCFPSLPTSSVRRDDLQETERQMIDCLSDRELTVLQKLALGLGNKEIAEDMLLSHKTISTYKTRLKEKLRMSSVVHLSKFAQRNHLI; this is encoded by the coding sequence ATGAGCAAAGCATTAATTGTGGATGACCATCCGTTTATACGTGCGACGGTCAAGCATTTGCTGAAGTTGGAAGGATTCGATGAAATTTATCAGGCGGGTGACGGTGCGGATGCAATGCAATTGGCGCGCGAGCAACGTCCCGAACTGATCATCCTTGACCTGGCGATGCCCAAGCTGGGAGGGTTGGAGGTTATCAGTCGAATCAAGACCCTGGGCCTGCCATGCAGGATCCTGGTGTTGACCTCTTACCTGGCCGTATTTTTTTCCACCCGTTGCATGCGGGCCGGAGCCATGGGGTTCGTGGCCAAGACCGGCGAGCTGGACGAACTGCAAAAGGCCATCAGAGCGATCCAGTCAGGCTACAGCTGTTTCCCAAGCCTGCCGACCAGTTCGGTACGCCGTGACGATCTGCAAGAGACAGAGCGGCAGATGATCGACTGCCTGTCGGATCGTGAGTTGACCGTATTACAGAAGCTGGCCCTGGGGCTGGGCAACAAGGAAATTGCCGAAGACATGCTACTGAGCCATAAGACTATCAGCACCTACAAGACACGCCTCAAGGAGAAGTTACGTATGTCGTCAGTGGTGCATCTGTCCAAATTTGCCCAGCGCAATCATCTGATCTGA
- a CDS encoding transporter substrate-binding domain-containing protein, translated as MTAVAFKRFATILWLSLLPMVAMAFDEPNVLRLLGHSRIEPPIVTLQEADWRWLRERRRLLMGVSAPDYAPFDLTNNREELEGITADFAALVSQALNITIEVRCYETRDEVIEALKRGDVDFLGSANGYEAADPQLVLSRSYANDQPTLVTRTNDSQALSDDLAGKRVAMLYHYLQPEVVRAFYPKAQVELFSSAFEAIGAVAFGRADVYLGDAISTNYLINRNQLNIVRMADFSTLEVNPFAFAFTRQNRRLPPIINAALEAIPAGEQMEILRRWSGGNLGIVGAGRLHLSASEQRWLLKHPRVKVAVLDKLLPLSVIDDQGQFEGLSAEVLSRVSLRTGLKFDVVRGSSIPSQIEQVSVGAADMLAVVTPSVERAEKVRFTRPYLTNALVLVTRGDEHSPVTLEDMVGKRLAMISGNGLRDTLTRDFPGILFIDVESAEQAMAMVARGEAEGAVNSLISARYMIARYYRDRLRITSTVGSDPARITFGVNRSQLELYSILDKALLSITPQEMDEMIGQWRSELIIEDSYWLRHRNVIIQGFGLAALLLIVTLSWAIYLRGLIRKRVQAERALSDQMRFMSVLIDGTPHPIYVRDRQGRLMACNNAYLDVFGYKLEDVIGKTVVETDAGNLPQAQSFQQDYLRLMADGEPQIHDRILKLPTGEALTIYQWMLPYRDGDEKVVGMIAGWVDVSERQQLLGQLQEAKDDADAASRAKTTFLATMSHEIRTPMNAVIGMIELALKNAEQGVADRDALEVASEASRGMLELIGDILDIARIESGHLSLALEPANLHELLTSVARVFEGLARAKGLALQVELDPLIDRVVLIDPLRFKQVVSNLLSNAIKFTHQGQVTLGAHAAFEGEHLGLRLWVQDTGIGISAQDQLRLFSPFIQAGNGEQSARSGSGLGLVISRNLCEMMEGRLHLSSVLGQGTRVDVTLALVMTAILAQEGAPANASVSPPQGLSILVVDDYPANRLLLARQLSFLGHRITTAEDGVEGLELWRAGQFDGVITDCNMPFKNGYQLAQDIRVLERERGLAPCLLLGFTANAQPEEAERCRQAGMDGCLFKPTGLDDLRVALASRSTYALSPEPAAFDLSTLIVLTGEDHHALTELLIPLLDSLEADRALLPALRHKADFATLHDLAHRAKGGARMVKAHALIARCEALEAVCERQDRNALGAVIDEVEVAIIALHEGLSLHCNQT; from the coding sequence ATGACCGCCGTCGCGTTCAAGCGGTTCGCCACGATCCTCTGGTTGAGCCTGTTGCCCATGGTCGCGATGGCCTTTGATGAGCCCAACGTCTTGCGACTGTTGGGCCATTCTCGTATTGAGCCGCCCATCGTCACGCTGCAAGAGGCTGACTGGCGCTGGTTGCGCGAACGGCGCAGGTTGCTGATGGGGGTGTCCGCTCCCGATTACGCCCCCTTTGACCTGACCAATAACCGTGAAGAACTCGAAGGCATTACCGCCGATTTTGCAGCGCTGGTCAGCCAGGCCCTGAATATCACCATCGAGGTGCGGTGTTACGAAACCCGCGATGAAGTGATTGAAGCCCTCAAGCGTGGCGACGTGGATTTCCTCGGCTCGGCCAATGGTTATGAAGCGGCCGACCCGCAACTGGTCTTGTCCCGCTCGTACGCCAATGATCAACCCACCCTGGTGACCCGCACCAACGACAGCCAGGCGCTGAGCGATGACTTGGCGGGCAAGCGCGTGGCGATGCTTTATCACTATCTGCAGCCTGAGGTGGTACGGGCTTTCTACCCCAAAGCCCAGGTGGAGCTGTTCTCTTCGGCCTTCGAGGCTATTGGCGCGGTGGCGTTTGGCCGCGCCGATGTGTATCTGGGCGATGCCATCAGCACCAATTACCTGATCAACCGCAACCAGCTCAATATCGTGCGCATGGCAGATTTTTCCACCCTCGAAGTCAACCCGTTTGCCTTTGCGTTCACCCGGCAGAATAGGCGGCTGCCGCCGATCATCAATGCGGCGCTGGAAGCGATTCCCGCAGGTGAACAGATGGAAATATTGCGCCGCTGGAGCGGCGGCAACCTGGGCATTGTCGGCGCCGGTCGGTTGCACCTGAGTGCCAGCGAACAGCGCTGGCTCCTCAAGCATCCACGGGTCAAGGTCGCGGTGCTCGACAAACTCCTGCCGCTGTCAGTCATCGATGACCAGGGGCAGTTCGAAGGATTGAGTGCCGAGGTGCTGTCACGTGTCAGCCTGCGTACCGGCTTGAAGTTCGACGTGGTGCGAGGCAGCTCGATACCAAGCCAGATCGAACAGGTCAGCGTGGGCGCAGCGGATATGCTGGCGGTCGTGACCCCCAGTGTCGAACGCGCCGAAAAGGTACGGTTTACCCGGCCCTACCTGACCAACGCTCTGGTGCTGGTAACCCGAGGTGATGAACACAGCCCGGTCACGTTGGAAGATATGGTCGGTAAGCGCCTGGCGATGATCAGCGGCAACGGACTGCGCGATACCCTCACGCGGGACTTTCCCGGCATCCTGTTTATCGATGTAGAAAGCGCGGAACAGGCGATGGCGATGGTGGCGCGAGGCGAAGCGGAAGGCGCCGTCAATTCGCTGATCAGTGCGCGCTATATGATCGCCCGGTATTACCGCGACCGGTTGCGCATCACCAGCACGGTGGGTTCGGACCCTGCGCGCATCACGTTCGGGGTCAACCGCAGTCAGTTGGAGCTTTATTCGATCCTCGACAAGGCGCTGCTGAGCATTACCCCGCAGGAAATGGACGAGATGATCGGCCAATGGCGCAGCGAGTTGATCATCGAAGACAGTTATTGGCTGCGCCACCGCAACGTGATCATCCAGGGGTTCGGGCTGGCCGCGCTGTTACTGATCGTCACGCTGAGCTGGGCCATCTACTTGCGCGGCCTGATTCGCAAGCGCGTCCAGGCCGAACGGGCGTTGAGCGACCAGATGCGCTTTATGAGCGTATTGATCGACGGCACCCCACACCCGATTTACGTGCGCGACCGGCAGGGGCGATTGATGGCCTGCAACAACGCTTACCTGGACGTATTTGGCTATAAGCTCGAAGACGTAATCGGCAAAACCGTGGTGGAAACCGATGCCGGTAACCTGCCACAAGCTCAGTCGTTTCAACAGGATTACCTGCGCTTGATGGCAGACGGCGAGCCGCAGATTCATGACCGTATACTCAAGCTGCCCACTGGCGAGGCCCTGACCATCTACCAGTGGATGCTGCCCTACCGCGACGGTGACGAGAAAGTGGTGGGCATGATTGCCGGCTGGGTGGATGTCAGCGAACGCCAACAGTTGTTGGGGCAGTTGCAGGAAGCCAAGGACGACGCCGACGCCGCCAGCCGGGCCAAGACCACCTTTCTGGCGACCATGAGCCATGAGATTCGCACGCCGATGAACGCGGTGATCGGCATGATCGAGCTGGCCCTGAAGAATGCCGAGCAGGGCGTGGCTGACCGGGATGCCCTGGAGGTGGCGTCGGAGGCTTCGCGTGGCATGCTGGAGTTGATCGGCGATATTCTCGACATCGCGCGGATCGAGTCCGGTCATCTGTCGTTGGCCCTGGAACCGGCCAATCTGCACGAATTACTGACCTCGGTGGCGCGGGTGTTCGAAGGTCTGGCGCGGGCCAAGGGGTTGGCACTGCAGGTTGAACTTGATCCGTTGATCGACCGCGTGGTTCTGATTGACCCATTGCGATTCAAGCAGGTGGTATCGAATCTGCTGAGCAACGCCATCAAGTTCACCCACCAGGGCCAGGTCACGCTCGGCGCTCATGCGGCATTCGAAGGCGAGCACCTGGGGCTGCGATTATGGGTGCAGGACACCGGCATTGGCATCAGTGCCCAAGACCAGCTGCGCCTGTTCAGCCCGTTTATCCAGGCCGGCAACGGTGAGCAGTCGGCACGTAGCGGCTCCGGCCTGGGGTTGGTGATCAGCCGCAACTTGTGCGAAATGATGGAGGGCCGGCTGCACTTGAGCAGTGTGCTGGGGCAGGGCACGCGTGTAGATGTGACGCTGGCTCTGGTCATGACCGCGATACTGGCGCAGGAGGGGGCGCCGGCGAATGCTTCGGTATCGCCGCCCCAGGGCCTGAGTATTCTGGTGGTGGACGACTACCCGGCCAACCGTTTGCTGCTGGCTCGACAGTTGAGTTTCCTGGGCCACCGTATCACCACGGCCGAGGACGGAGTTGAGGGGCTCGAGCTATGGCGTGCCGGGCAGTTCGATGGCGTGATCACCGATTGCAATATGCCGTTCAAGAATGGCTACCAGTTGGCCCAGGACATCCGCGTATTGGAACGTGAACGAGGCCTGGCGCCATGCCTGCTCTTGGGGTTCACCGCCAATGCCCAACCCGAGGAGGCCGAGCGCTGTCGGCAAGCCGGTATGGATGGATGCCTGTTCAAGCCCACCGGGCTTGACGATTTGCGCGTGGCGCTGGCATCGCGCTCCACTTACGCCCTCAGCCCTGAACCTGCGGCATTTGATTTGAGTACCTTGATCGTGTTGACCGGGGAGGATCATCACGCGCTCACCGAGCTGTTGATACCTTTGCTCGACAGCCTGGAGGCGGATCGGGCGCTACTCCCGGCGCTGCGACACAAGGCTGACTTCGCCACGCTGCACGATCTTGCACATCGCGCCAAGGGCGGAGCGCGAATGGTCAAGGCACACGCGTTGATCGCTCGCTGTGAAGCGCTGGAGGCCGTCTGTGAAAGGCAAGATCGCAACGCGCTGGGGGCTGTGATCGATGAGGTGGAGGTGGCGATCATCGCTTTGCATGAGGGGCTGAGCCTTCATTGCAATCAGACTTGA
- a CDS encoding chemotaxis protein CheY, producing the protein MPNKALTILIADDLHLQRLYIEKMLNQLGYYRIVPVQTFEEVQILTAIPADPFDVLIINAGLAAHTSGPHPQVRHVLVYDNLDLANPAGAMPTVAVRLPGVPDNVNLEHFMDIIDPPKARTGLRVLPWLRALSRQPLAGV; encoded by the coding sequence ATGCCGAACAAAGCACTGACCATCCTGATTGCCGATGACCTGCACTTGCAACGCCTGTACATCGAAAAAATGCTTAACCAGTTGGGGTATTACCGGATTGTGCCGGTGCAAACCTTTGAAGAGGTGCAGATTCTCACCGCGATTCCGGCCGACCCCTTCGACGTACTGATCATCAATGCCGGGCTGGCGGCCCATACGAGTGGGCCCCATCCTCAGGTTCGTCATGTATTGGTATACGACAACCTTGACCTGGCTAATCCCGCCGGCGCAATGCCGACGGTAGCGGTACGCCTGCCGGGCGTGCCAGACAACGTCAACCTCGAACATTTCATGGACATCATCGATCCACCCAAGGCCAGGACCGGCTTGCGGGTGCTGCCGTGGTTGAGGGCGTTGTCCCGCCAGCCGCTGGCCGGAGTCTAG
- a CDS encoding 3-deoxy-7-phosphoheptulonate synthase, whose product MNASVAALPVSTLNSANEALTQRLPSAMELKHQLPLSPFLNEQVHTHRQAVRAILNGEDSRLLVIVGPCSIHDPQSAMEYARNLKKLALEVSDQMLLVIRAYVEKPRTTIGWKGLAYDPHLDGSDDMAAGLTLSRELMREMLRLGLPVATELLQPMAAGYFDDLLSWVAIGARTTESQIHREMASGLGMPVGFKNGTDGGVAIACDAMRSASHPHRHFGVDGQGHPAIIQTPGNPDTHLVLRGGHRGPNYDAQSVSQVKHDLAKSKVAARIMVDCSHANSGKDPLRQPAVFSEVLEQRLRGDTSLIGMMLESHLFEGCQPLSPSMKYGVSVTDGCLGWAGTEQLLRNAAERLRGHSNMAPALD is encoded by the coding sequence ATGAACGCCTCTGTCGCCGCTTTGCCCGTCTCTACCCTCAACAGTGCCAATGAAGCCTTGACCCAGCGCCTGCCCAGCGCCATGGAACTCAAGCATCAACTGCCCCTCAGCCCGTTCCTCAACGAACAGGTGCACACCCACCGCCAAGCCGTGCGCGCCATCCTCAATGGTGAGGATTCACGCTTGCTGGTGATTGTCGGCCCATGCTCGATACACGATCCACAATCGGCCATGGAATACGCGCGCAATCTGAAGAAGCTGGCGCTTGAAGTCAGCGACCAGATGCTGCTGGTCATCCGCGCCTACGTCGAAAAACCCCGCACCACCATTGGCTGGAAAGGCCTGGCTTACGATCCGCACCTCGATGGCAGCGATGACATGGCCGCGGGCCTCACCCTGTCCCGTGAACTGATGCGCGAAATGCTGCGCCTGGGCTTGCCGGTCGCCACCGAGCTGTTGCAACCCATGGCCGCCGGCTACTTCGATGACCTGCTCAGTTGGGTCGCCATTGGCGCGCGCACCACCGAGTCGCAGATCCACCGCGAAATGGCCAGCGGCCTGGGCATGCCCGTAGGCTTCAAAAACGGTACCGACGGCGGCGTCGCGATTGCCTGTGACGCGATGCGCTCGGCTTCGCACCCACACCGTCACTTCGGCGTCGACGGCCAGGGGCATCCTGCAATCATCCAGACTCCCGGCAACCCCGACACCCACCTGGTACTGCGCGGCGGTCACCGCGGGCCAAACTACGATGCCCAGAGTGTGTCCCAGGTGAAACACGACCTGGCCAAGTCCAAGGTAGCGGCACGCATCATGGTCGATTGCAGCCACGCCAACAGCGGCAAAGACCCGCTGCGCCAGCCAGCGGTGTTCAGCGAGGTGCTGGAGCAACGCTTGCGGGGCGATACGTCGTTGATCGGCATGATGCTTGAAAGCCACCTGTTCGAGGGTTGCCAGCCTCTGAGCCCGTCAATGAAATACGGCGTGTCGGTGACTGATGGTTGCCTGGGTTGGGCGGGCACCGAGCAGTTGCTGCGCAATGCCGCCGAGCGCCTTCGTGGACACAGCAACATGGCGCCGGCGCTGGACTAG
- a CDS encoding carbon-nitrogen hydrolase family protein, with translation MTALILAAAQTLSTAGDVAANIARHLVFMQAAAAQGVQLLVFPELSLTGYEPALAADLAIAPEAPLLTPLREMARELKLTSVVGMPVRLAPNADVLIGALVLGADGSLAVYTKQYLHPGEEVAFAAGRGGAVLEWGNDRIALAVCADFSHADHPRQAALARANIYAASVLISESGYATDCALLQGYAVEHNLLVLMANHGGPSGGWACAGRSAIWANDGHLLAVVPGVGEALVIARRDGAHWVGHVVAV, from the coding sequence ATGACTGCCTTGATCCTTGCTGCGGCGCAGACTCTTTCTACTGCAGGCGACGTAGCGGCCAATATCGCGCGGCATCTCGTGTTCATGCAGGCTGCGGCCGCACAGGGCGTGCAATTGCTGGTGTTTCCAGAGCTGTCACTGACCGGCTATGAGCCTGCGCTTGCGGCAGACTTGGCCATTGCGCCTGAAGCGCCACTGCTGACGCCATTGCGCGAGATGGCGCGGGAACTGAAGCTGACGTCGGTGGTGGGTATGCCTGTGCGCCTAGCGCCAAACGCTGATGTACTGATTGGTGCCTTGGTGCTCGGGGCGGACGGCTCATTGGCGGTCTACACCAAGCAGTATCTGCACCCGGGCGAAGAAGTGGCGTTTGCAGCGGGGCGGGGCGGCGCGGTGCTTGAATGGGGAAATGATCGTATCGCGCTGGCCGTCTGCGCTGACTTTTCCCACGCCGATCATCCACGCCAGGCTGCACTAGCGCGCGCCAATATATATGCCGCGAGCGTGTTGATCAGCGAGAGCGGCTACGCAACGGACTGCGCGCTGCTACAGGGATATGCGGTCGAACATAATCTCCTGGTATTGATGGCTAACCATGGTGGGCCGTCGGGTGGCTGGGCCTGTGCTGGCCGCAGTGCGATTTGGGCGAACGATGGCCATTTGCTTGCGGTGGTGCCTGGTGTCGGCGAAGCGCTGGTGATTGCCCGTCGCGATGGTGCGCACTGGGTTGGGCACGTGGTGGCTGTGTAA
- a CDS encoding GNAT family N-acetyltransferase — translation MVFHLRTASDQDLPFARTLTHRAMDRYYVQNQLLWSNDGFDMAWAGRENWLICSDDGVVGFISLSRDSHALYIRELHMLEVYRGLGAGSWVLEQMALKAQQPGLLRLTVFKTNPAKRLYQRRGFSIVGEEDGFWRMERVCRPG, via the coding sequence ATGGTATTCCACCTGCGCACTGCATCGGACCAGGACTTGCCATTTGCACGAACCCTGACTCATCGGGCGATGGATCGCTATTACGTGCAAAACCAGTTGCTGTGGTCCAACGATGGTTTCGATATGGCCTGGGCTGGTCGGGAAAACTGGCTGATCTGCAGCGATGACGGCGTAGTCGGGTTTATCAGCCTGAGTCGTGACAGTCACGCACTCTATATTCGAGAACTGCATATGCTTGAGGTATACCGCGGGCTCGGCGCAGGCAGTTGGGTGTTGGAGCAGATGGCGCTCAAGGCGCAACAGCCGGGCCTGTTGCGTTTGACCGTGTTCAAGACTAATCCGGCCAAGAGGCTTTATCAGCGCAGGGGGTTCAGCATTGTCGGTGAAGAAGACGGATTTTGGCGGATGGAACGCGTCTGCCGCCCTGGCTAA